In Arthrobacter sp. Marseille-P9274, the sequence CCACCGCTTAACGCCCCCGGCACCCGGGCAAGTTGCGAAACTTACCCGGGTGCCGGCGTCGTTAGCTCAGGACTCAGCCCCAGGGAATGGCGCCCAGCAGGATGCCCACGGCGAGCATCACCACCGAGACGACCGCGGCGCGCCAGAGCACCTTCTTGTGGTGGTCGCCCAGTTCCACGCTGGCCAGCGAGACCAGCAGCAGGATCGCCGGGACCAGCGGGCTCTGCATGTGCACCGGCTGGCCGGTGATCGATGCACGGGCCATCTCCGCAGGGGCGATGCCGAAGTGCGCGGCGGTTTCGCTCAGGACGGGCAGCACGCCGAAGTAGAACGCGTCGTTGCTCATGAAGAACGTCATCGGGATGCTGAGCAGGCCGGTGATGACGGCCATGAACGGGCCCATCGAGTCGGGAATGATGTTCACCAGCCAGGCGGCCATGGCGTCCACCATGCCGGTGCCGTCCAGCACGCCGGTCAGCACGCCGGCGGCCATCACCATGGAGACGACTGCGACGATGCTCTGGCCGTGCGCGACCAGTTGGGCTGCCTGGTCCTTGACCTTCGGGAAGTTGACCACGAGGGCCAGTGCGGCGCCGATCATGAAGACGTAGGCCAGCGGGATGATGTCGAGCACCAGCACGACCATCACGGTCACGGTCAGCACGAGGTTGAACCAGAACAGCTTCGGGCGCAGCGTTGGGCGGTTGGGGTCGAGGGCGGAGCCGACCAGCGACGATGAGTCGGTGGCCTTCTCCTCCACAGGAGCCTCCAGGAGGGCCACGGATCCGCCAGCCGCCGGGGCGCCAGAGGGCTGGACACGGGTGGGTCCGCTGCCGGAGCCGGACCGGCCGCTGCCGCCGTTGTCCTTGCTGCCCGAGCCGCCCGTGCCGCCGTTCTCCCAGAGGTTGGGCTTGCCCTTGGTGTCCGCGATGCCGCCCGCCAGGCGCTTGCGCTCATGCAGGCCGAGGCTCCACGCGAAGATCATGACGATGACCATGCCGGCCAGCAGGGAC encodes:
- a CDS encoding CitMHS family transporter → MLVFLGFAMIAVFMALIMTKKLTPVLALIIVPTVFGLFAGAGLGLGDMVLESMKSLTSTAALLMFAIIFFGLMIDVGLFDPLVRFILRTLGNDPAKVVLGTAVLAAVVSLDGDGSTTFILTTAAMLPIYLRLGMSPVVLTCVAGLANGTMNIVPWGGPTARAAAALDVSPTEVFVPMIPSLLAGMVIVMIFAWSLGLHERKRLAGGIADTKGKPNLWENGGTGGSGSKDNGGSGRSGSGSGPTRVQPSGAPAAGGSVALLEAPVEEKATDSSSLVGSALDPNRPTLRPKLFWFNLVLTVTVMVVLVLDIIPLAYVFMIGAALALVVNFPKVKDQAAQLVAHGQSIVAVVSMVMAAGVLTGVLDGTGMVDAMAAWLVNIIPDSMGPFMAVITGLLSIPMTFFMSNDAFYFGVLPVLSETAAHFGIAPAEMARASITGQPVHMQSPLVPAILLLVSLASVELGDHHKKVLWRAAVVSVVMLAVGILLGAIPWG